The following proteins are encoded in a genomic region of Xanthomonas cassavae CFBP 4642:
- a CDS encoding TonB-dependent receptor domain-containing protein — protein MSTLHTLRLHALAGAVVSCLCAPAALAQDTPAAAPATPPAADSAAVNLDSVFVTGTSTATTKLKSSVSVSSVGAEAIEQSAPRSTAEIFRNIPGIRSESSGGEGNANIAVRGLPVASGGAKFLQLQEDGLPVMEFGDIAFGNADIFLRSDFTLDRIEAIRGGSASTFTSNAPGGIVNFISKTGDTAGGSVGVSRGLDYDNTRIDFDYGAPFAEQWQFNIGGFFRQGDGVRDAGYTTDKGGQLKANLTRLFDNGYVRLYGKYLNDRAAGYLPVPTSVRGRDGSPDLGGFPGFDPGNDTLYSRNFRTDVGLDGNNQPRRTDLSDGMHPISRTIGAEAWFDLGNGWNLSEKFRIADNSGRFVSPFPAEVTDAATLAASIGGAGAQLVQASGPNTGQAYTGNAIRTHLFNVAINDLGNVINDLSVSRAFGGDGRTLTLRMGYYTSRQTIDMDWTWNSYVQSLGRDSRLLDVVDATGVSRSQNGLYAYGTPFWGDCCITRSYDVRYDVNAPYVALTFDSGKFSIDGSLRYDMGDARGSYNGTAIAQNLDVNGDGVIQPVEQRVATVDTANARPVDYDWNYLSYSLGSNYLINDDLGAFARISRGARANADRLLFGVVRDDGSVSSDEGVNVVRQAEAGLKWRRDGLGLFATAFSARTEEQNFEVTSQRFFNRSYEAHGVELEASYRHEGFTVNGGLTWTDAEISRDQITPENTGNVPRRQADVVWQLTPSYRGDGYQFGVNLISTTDAYTQDSNQLKMPGYTQVNLFGDYRVTDALTVALNVNNLLNTFGLTEAEEATIPANGIIRARSIAGRTTSISLRYDF, from the coding sequence ATGTCCACCTTGCACACCCTGCGCCTGCATGCCCTGGCCGGTGCGGTCGTTTCCTGCCTGTGCGCGCCTGCCGCGCTGGCACAGGACACGCCAGCAGCCGCGCCCGCCACACCGCCGGCTGCCGACAGCGCCGCGGTCAATCTGGACTCGGTGTTCGTCACCGGCACCTCCACCGCCACCACCAAGTTGAAATCCAGCGTTTCGGTCAGCAGCGTCGGCGCCGAGGCGATCGAGCAGTCGGCACCGCGCAGCACCGCCGAGATCTTCCGCAACATTCCCGGCATCCGCTCCGAGTCCAGCGGCGGCGAAGGCAATGCCAACATCGCCGTGCGCGGCCTCCCTGTCGCATCCGGCGGCGCCAAGTTCCTGCAGTTGCAGGAAGACGGCCTGCCGGTGATGGAGTTCGGCGACATCGCCTTCGGCAACGCCGACATCTTCCTGCGCTCGGATTTCACCCTGGACCGCATCGAAGCCATCCGCGGCGGTTCGGCATCCACCTTCACCAGCAATGCGCCCGGCGGCATCGTCAATTTCATCAGCAAGACCGGCGACACTGCGGGCGGCAGCGTCGGCGTCAGCCGCGGCCTGGACTACGACAACACCCGCATCGATTTCGATTACGGCGCGCCGTTTGCCGAGCAGTGGCAGTTCAACATTGGCGGCTTCTTCCGCCAGGGCGATGGCGTGCGCGATGCCGGCTACACCACCGACAAGGGTGGCCAGCTCAAGGCCAACCTCACCCGCCTGTTCGACAACGGCTACGTGCGCCTGTACGGTAAATACCTCAACGACCGCGCCGCCGGCTACCTGCCAGTGCCCACCTCCGTGCGCGGCCGCGATGGCTCGCCAGACCTGGGCGGTTTTCCCGGCTTCGATCCCGGCAACGACACCTTGTACAGCCGCAATTTCCGCACCGATGTCGGCCTGGACGGCAACAACCAGCCGCGCCGCACCGACCTGAGCGACGGCATGCACCCGATTTCGCGCACCATCGGTGCCGAAGCCTGGTTCGACCTGGGCAATGGCTGGAACCTGAGCGAGAAGTTCCGCATCGCCGACAACAGCGGCCGCTTCGTCAGCCCGTTCCCGGCCGAAGTCACCGATGCCGCCACGCTCGCCGCGTCCATCGGCGGCGCCGGCGCGCAACTGGTGCAGGCCAGCGGCCCCAATACCGGCCAGGCCTACACCGGCAACGCGATCCGCACGCATCTTTTCAACGTGGCGATCAACGACCTGGGCAACGTCATCAACGACCTCAGCGTCTCGCGCGCGTTCGGCGGCGACGGCCGCACGCTCACCCTGCGCATGGGCTATTACACCTCGCGCCAGACCATCGACATGGACTGGACCTGGAATTCCTACGTGCAGAGTCTGGGCCGCGATTCGCGCCTGCTCGACGTGGTCGACGCCACCGGCGTGTCGCGCTCGCAAAACGGTTTGTATGCATACGGCACACCGTTCTGGGGCGACTGCTGCATCACCCGCAGCTACGACGTGCGCTACGACGTCAACGCGCCGTATGTGGCACTGACCTTCGACAGCGGCAAGTTCAGCATCGACGGCAGCCTGCGTTACGACATGGGCGATGCACGCGGCAGCTACAACGGCACCGCGATCGCGCAGAACCTGGACGTCAACGGCGATGGCGTGATCCAGCCGGTGGAACAGCGCGTGGCCACGGTCGATACCGCCAACGCACGGCCGGTGGATTACGACTGGAACTACCTGTCGTACTCGCTGGGCAGCAACTACCTGATCAACGACGACCTGGGCGCGTTCGCACGCATCAGCCGCGGCGCACGCGCCAACGCAGACCGCTTGTTGTTCGGGGTGGTGCGCGACGACGGCTCGGTCTCCTCCGATGAAGGCGTCAACGTGGTCCGCCAGGCCGAAGCCGGCCTGAAGTGGCGCCGCGACGGGCTGGGCCTGTTCGCCACCGCGTTCTCGGCGCGCACCGAGGAACAGAACTTCGAAGTCACCAGCCAGCGTTTCTTCAACCGCAGCTACGAGGCGCACGGCGTGGAGCTGGAAGCCAGCTATCGCCATGAAGGCTTCACCGTCAACGGCGGCCTGACCTGGACCGATGCGGAGATCTCCCGCGACCAGATCACCCCGGAGAACACCGGCAATGTGCCGCGTCGCCAGGCCGATGTGGTGTGGCAGTTGACGCCCAGCTATCGTGGCGATGGTTACCAGTTCGGCGTCAACCTGATCAGCACCACCGATGCCTACACCCAGGATTCCAACCAGTTGAAGATGCCGGGCTATACGCAGGTGAACCTGTTCGGCGACTACCGCGTGACCGACGCGCTCACCGTGGCGCTCAACGTCAACAACCTGCTCAACACCTTTGGCCTGACCGAAGCCGAAGAAGCCACGATTCCGGCCAACGGCATCATTCGCGCGCGCTCGATCGCCGGCCGTACCACCAGCATCAGCCTGCGTTACGACTTCTAA
- a CDS encoding amylosucrase: MSPPLLDITPWRAVFAAPLDALQASTLLARFDHHAPRLLAALHSLYGERSGYAQWLTRWLGALSSNARQRPQALQQLDATRRPGWFGEQHILGYSAYVDRFAGTLQGVAERVPYLQELGVRYLHLLPFLRARAGDNDGGFAVSDYGQVEPSLGNNDDLIALTTRLREAGISLCADFVLNHTADDHAWARAARAGDTRYLDYYHHFADRQLPDQYDATLVQVFPHTAPGNFTWVEATGQWMWTTFYPYQWDLNWSNPAVFGEMALAMLRLANLGVEAFRLDSTAYLWKRPGTNCMNQPEAHTLLVALRAVADIVAPSVAMKAEAIVPMAELPPYFGIGADQGHECHLAYHSTLMAAGWSALALQRGDILHNVITHSPPLPANCAWLSYVRCHDDIGWNVLQHEAAGNAAQPPFALRDVARFYANEVPGSYARGERFQSSGDGVHGTNGMAAALTGIQAAVESADAAAVALAVDRLILLYALALAMPGVPLIYMGDELGLPNDTSYRSDPERRHEGRWLHRPAMDWQRAAQRHDDRSLAGQIYQRLHALIQQRSALPALAADRPLGSVTLNDPKLFALTRGDSFIAIHNFSDQPLNAELADSAVGRWRVVGDRSESGVAPLGDDMRLVLPGYAVRWLERID, from the coding sequence ATGAGCCCCCCCCTCCTCGATATCACCCCATGGCGCGCGGTGTTCGCCGCGCCGCTGGATGCACTGCAGGCAAGCACGCTGCTGGCACGCTTCGACCACCATGCGCCGCGCCTGCTGGCGGCACTGCACTCGCTATACGGCGAGCGCAGCGGCTATGCGCAGTGGCTGACGCGCTGGCTGGGCGCACTGAGCAGCAACGCGCGGCAACGCCCGCAGGCGTTGCAGCAACTGGATGCGACACGTCGGCCCGGCTGGTTCGGCGAGCAGCACATACTGGGCTACAGCGCCTACGTGGACCGCTTCGCCGGCACGCTGCAGGGCGTGGCCGAACGCGTGCCTTACCTGCAGGAGCTGGGCGTGCGCTACCTGCACCTGCTGCCATTCCTGCGCGCACGCGCCGGCGACAACGACGGCGGCTTTGCCGTCAGCGATTACGGCCAGGTCGAACCCAGCCTCGGCAACAACGACGATCTGATCGCGCTCACCACACGGCTGCGCGAGGCCGGCATCAGCCTGTGTGCGGACTTCGTTCTCAACCACACAGCCGACGACCATGCCTGGGCCCGCGCCGCACGCGCCGGCGACACGCGTTACCTCGACTACTACCACCACTTTGCCGACCGCCAGCTTCCCGACCAGTACGACGCCACGCTGGTGCAGGTCTTTCCGCATACCGCACCAGGCAACTTCACCTGGGTGGAGGCCACCGGGCAATGGATGTGGACCACGTTCTACCCATATCAGTGGGATCTGAACTGGAGCAACCCGGCGGTGTTCGGCGAGATGGCGCTGGCGATGCTGCGGCTAGCCAATCTGGGCGTGGAAGCCTTCCGCCTGGATTCCACCGCCTACCTGTGGAAGCGCCCCGGCACCAACTGCATGAACCAGCCCGAGGCCCACACCCTGCTGGTGGCACTGCGCGCAGTGGCCGACATCGTGGCCCCTTCGGTAGCGATGAAAGCCGAAGCCATCGTGCCGATGGCCGAATTGCCGCCGTATTTCGGCATCGGCGCAGACCAGGGCCACGAATGTCATCTGGCCTATCACAGCACCCTGATGGCGGCAGGTTGGTCCGCGTTGGCGCTGCAACGCGGCGACATCCTGCACAACGTCATCACCCACAGTCCGCCGTTGCCGGCCAACTGCGCGTGGCTGAGCTATGTGCGCTGCCACGACGACATCGGTTGGAACGTGTTGCAGCACGAAGCGGCAGGCAATGCCGCGCAACCGCCCTTCGCATTACGCGATGTCGCGCGCTTCTATGCCAACGAGGTGCCTGGCAGCTACGCGCGAGGTGAACGCTTCCAGAGCAGCGGCGACGGCGTGCACGGCACCAACGGCATGGCCGCGGCGCTGACCGGCATCCAGGCGGCTGTTGAAAGCGCAGATGCGGCAGCAGTGGCGCTGGCGGTAGACCGGCTGATACTGCTCTATGCGCTCGCCCTGGCAATGCCTGGGGTACCACTGATCTACATGGGCGACGAACTCGGCTTGCCCAACGACACCAGTTACCGCAGCGATCCCGAGCGCCGGCACGAGGGCCGCTGGCTGCATCGGCCGGCGATGGATTGGCAACGCGCGGCGCAGCGGCACGACGACCGTAGCCTGGCTGGGCAGATCTATCAGCGCCTGCATGCGTTGATCCAGCAACGCAGCGCGTTGCCGGCGCTGGCAGCGGATCGACCACTGGGCAGCGTGACGTTGAACGACCCGAAGCTATTTGCGCTGACGCGTGGCGACAGTTTTATCGCCATCCACAACTTCAGCGATCAACCGCTGAATGCAGAACTTGCAGACAGCGCAGTTGGCCGGTGGCGTGTGGTGGGCGATCGAAGCGAATCAGGTGTCGCACCGCTGGGCGATGACATGCGCCTCGTACTGCCCGGGTATGCCGTGCGCTGGTTGGAACGCATTGATTGA
- a CDS encoding type 1 glutamine amidotransferase domain-containing protein: MKILMVLTSHDTLGDTGKKTGFWLEEFAAPYYVFKDAGADITLVSPKGGQPPLDPKSDEPDAQTEATKRFKQDSAAQQALATTHRLADVKAENFDAVFYPGGHGPLWDLAEDAHSIALIEAFAKADKPHGLVCHAPGALRRVKGSDGKPLVNGRRVTGFTNGEEEGVGLTKIVPFLVEDVLTELGGKYEKGADWGVHVVTDGALVTGQNPASSEKTAQTLLELGKR, encoded by the coding sequence ATGAAGATCCTGATGGTGCTCACGTCCCACGACACACTCGGCGACACCGGCAAGAAGACCGGTTTCTGGCTGGAAGAGTTTGCCGCGCCGTACTACGTCTTCAAGGACGCTGGCGCCGACATCACCCTGGTCTCGCCCAAGGGCGGCCAGCCGCCGCTGGACCCGAAGAGCGACGAACCCGACGCACAGACCGAGGCGACCAAGCGCTTCAAGCAGGACAGTGCCGCGCAGCAGGCTCTGGCTACGACCCATCGCCTCGCCGACGTAAAGGCCGAGAATTTTGACGCCGTGTTCTACCCGGGTGGTCACGGACCGCTATGGGATCTGGCCGAAGACGCCCACTCGATCGCGCTGATCGAGGCCTTTGCCAAGGCAGACAAGCCGCATGGCCTGGTCTGTCATGCGCCGGGCGCACTGCGCCGGGTCAAGGGCAGCGACGGCAAGCCGCTGGTCAACGGTCGCCGCGTCACCGGATTCACCAATGGTGAGGAAGAGGGCGTGGGCCTGACCAAGATCGTGCCGTTCCTGGTGGAAGACGTGCTGACCGAACTCGGCGGCAAGTACGAAAAGGGCGCCGACTGGGGCGTGCACGTGGTCACCGATGGCGCGCTGGTGACCGGGCAGAATCCGGCCTCGTCGGAGAAGACCGCGCAAACCCTGCTCGAGCTGGGCAAGCGCTGA
- a CDS encoding flavohemoglobin expression-modulating QEGLA motif protein yields the protein MPSRKGPPDIVHHTALDARLVKAVRGVRLLALASWPRSLQEPFLQSVARGQPELPQVEYPLLDFGDTRRELSAIAKAADPHHPIGTYLIDSTHSWDLAAGLLESLGTAAVSDYSAQLFGVPDDPMPGNGPSTREAARHFIQIAQELDRELLAPEEQVPVSATALRMQLQNDLDGFFEGRVITVTLDPDLLAKAAAGAHRIRLRSGATFSDYDRAQLFHHEALVHSLTALNGRAQVHLPSLGISSPRTTATQEGLATFAEQITGSIDIERMKRISLRIEAIAMARAGADFIEVFRYFTDSGQSATESFSSAQRVFRGVPTAGGGAFTKDTVYLRGLVAVHTFFRHALQRDQLQLCRYLFAGKMALGDVARFAPLFDSGVLVAPRWLPPWVSRASGLAGMLAFSLFANRIRMDQLQPPAINV from the coding sequence ATGCCATCGCGCAAGGGCCCGCCGGACATCGTCCACCACACGGCGCTGGATGCGCGTCTGGTCAAGGCCGTGCGCGGGGTGCGTCTGCTGGCGTTGGCGAGCTGGCCGCGCTCGCTGCAGGAGCCGTTCCTGCAGAGCGTGGCGCGCGGGCAGCCGGAGCTGCCGCAGGTGGAGTATCCGCTACTGGATTTTGGCGATACCCGGCGCGAGCTTTCAGCGATTGCGAAGGCGGCCGATCCGCATCATCCGATCGGAACCTACCTGATCGATTCGACCCATAGCTGGGATCTGGCCGCCGGCCTGCTGGAGTCGCTGGGCACCGCGGCGGTCAGCGATTATTCGGCGCAGCTGTTCGGTGTGCCCGACGACCCGATGCCGGGCAACGGCCCGAGCACGCGCGAGGCGGCGCGACACTTCATCCAGATCGCGCAGGAGCTGGACCGCGAACTGCTGGCGCCGGAAGAACAGGTGCCGGTTTCGGCCACCGCCTTGCGCATGCAGTTGCAAAACGATCTGGACGGCTTCTTTGAAGGGCGCGTCATCACCGTGACGCTGGATCCGGATCTGCTGGCCAAGGCGGCGGCCGGCGCGCATCGCATCCGCCTGCGCAGCGGCGCGACCTTCAGCGATTACGACCGCGCGCAGCTGTTCCATCACGAGGCGCTGGTGCATTCGCTCACCGCGCTCAACGGGCGCGCGCAGGTGCATCTGCCCAGCCTGGGTATTTCTTCGCCGCGCACCACGGCGACCCAGGAAGGGCTGGCCACGTTTGCCGAGCAGATCACCGGCAGCATCGATATCGAACGCATGAAGCGCATCAGCCTGCGCATCGAAGCGATTGCGATGGCGCGCGCGGGCGCCGACTTCATCGAGGTGTTCCGCTATTTCACCGACAGCGGGCAGAGCGCAACCGAAAGCTTTTCGTCGGCGCAACGTGTGTTCCGCGGCGTGCCCACTGCAGGCGGCGGTGCGTTTACCAAGGACACCGTGTACCTGCGCGGCCTGGTCGCCGTGCACACCTTTTTCCGGCATGCCTTGCAGCGCGACCAGCTACAGCTGTGTCGCTATCTGTTCGCCGGCAAGATGGCGTTGGGCGATGTGGCGCGGTTTGCGCCCTTGTTCGACAGCGGCGTGCTGGTGGCGCCGCGCTGGCTGCCGCCGTGGGTGAGCCGCGCCAGTGGGCTGGCCGGCATGCTGGCGTTCTCGTTGTTCGCCAATCGCATTCGCATGGATCAGCTGCAGCCGCCAGCGATCAATGTGTGA
- the rsgA gene encoding ribosome small subunit-dependent GTPase A, with protein sequence MTHAFPDYPTLQSIGWPWPGPPEEAAWQALFAAHPQALPARVVEQHRTGYVVADTPEAGLKAESLPEWQRPRFPSHERASVGDWVLMEGKRIVALLPRRTSIKRGAAGEHYHQQVIAANIDTVFIVCGLDADFNPRRIERYLLLVGGGGAEPVVVLTKADQTEYAEDALAVLEELEAQNIPLRAVNAKDPDSVAALRPWLGDGRTAVLVGSSGGGKSTLTNTLLGSQKMKTNAVRENDSRGRHTTTHRALIPLPSGACLIDTPGMRELKPTGEEDLAEGGFSDVEALAAQCRFNDCAHIAEPGCAVRAAIEADTLDPERVANYMKLRVEVAAAAEKLATRLAQNNRGKGSGRRPASVDRNGRR encoded by the coding sequence ATGACCCACGCGTTCCCCGACTACCCCACCCTGCAATCCATCGGCTGGCCCTGGCCCGGGCCGCCGGAAGAAGCGGCCTGGCAGGCGCTCTTCGCTGCGCATCCGCAGGCGTTGCCGGCGCGGGTGGTGGAGCAGCACCGCACCGGCTATGTGGTGGCCGATACGCCGGAGGCCGGTCTCAAGGCCGAGTCGCTGCCGGAGTGGCAGCGGCCGCGGTTTCCCAGCCATGAGCGGGCGTCGGTGGGCGATTGGGTGCTGATGGAGGGCAAGCGCATCGTGGCCTTGCTGCCGCGGCGTACCTCGATCAAGCGCGGCGCGGCCGGCGAGCATTACCACCAGCAGGTGATCGCGGCCAACATCGATACGGTGTTCATCGTGTGCGGGCTGGATGCGGACTTCAATCCGCGCCGCATCGAACGCTATCTGCTGCTGGTCGGCGGCGGCGGTGCCGAGCCGGTGGTGGTGCTGACCAAGGCCGATCAGACCGAATACGCGGAGGACGCATTGGCGGTGCTGGAGGAACTGGAAGCGCAGAACATTCCGTTGCGCGCGGTCAACGCCAAGGATCCGGACAGCGTGGCGGCGCTGCGGCCGTGGCTGGGCGATGGCCGTACCGCAGTGCTGGTGGGCTCGTCCGGTGGCGGCAAGTCGACGCTGACCAATACCTTGCTCGGGTCGCAGAAGATGAAGACCAATGCGGTGCGCGAGAACGATTCGCGCGGCCGGCATACCACCACCCATCGCGCCTTGATTCCGTTGCCGTCCGGTGCCTGCCTGATCGATACGCCCGGCATGCGCGAGCTCAAGCCCACCGGCGAAGAAGATCTGGCCGAGGGCGGCTTCTCCGATGTGGAAGCGTTGGCGGCGCAGTGCCGCTTCAACGATTGCGCGCATATCGCCGAGCCCGGCTGTGCGGTGCGTGCGGCGATCGAGGCCGATACGCTGGATCCAGAGCGGGTGGCCAATTACATGAAGCTGCGCGTGGAAGTGGCCGCAGCGGCCGAAAAGCTCGCCACACGCCTTGCGCAGAACAACCGGGGCAAGGGATCGGGCCGGCGGCCTGCCAGCGTCGACCGCAACGGACGCCGCTGA
- a CDS encoding calcium-binding protein produces MAEHSRFAYLQNGQYIPRNLIGNDLANTISIAAPTGFYSHRDLSYLLDGKGGDDVLKGSDANEIYVVDSLGDVIVEPTVPGYNSIDTVRASISYSLAGLQSIENIELTADDTSATGDAGNNRLDGAMAYGANTLIGGGGDDVYAIDSLDTIVEDATGGMDTAIVMRMESRSFTVAEGRNVEVYRIDTSLNGNNTLRGSSERNMLSGNAAGNYIYGGAGNDELRSGGNSGSGYTDRLYGEEGDDLLVSGFGLTDLSGGVGDDEIVLALGKDSVFYGSGDGRDLIRLVDGSTGSGSGTILFSSEIRSQDVIWSRRDNDLVISFKGVSSDSITVRNYWAQSDAGDVVTGVIDEFYFRGEQSTRKGATLEQLRNAPPVANVYMQRTSVVMGSKFAYVLPADTFVDDEPLTYSVSNLPGWLTFDAATATFSGTPDSASQWNSTLTLTATDSFGQSAQALLSIDVMNRIDGTSAADALVGTDAPDIMYGLAGNDTLNGGLSADEMYGGLGDDVYTVDAYLDRVIEFAAEGSDLVNAYTDYDLTANVERLTLLGSAQYGNGNGLDNVITGNASANVLTGGDGNDTLVGNNGDDAIEGGSGNDTLNGGAGSDYMRGGEGNDTYVVASAGDVVEEWEAQGVDTVQSSIGYTLIDNVENLTLTGNSGLAGFGNGANNVLTGNSGTNTLTGYEGNDTLDGGAGNDTMLGGAGDDTYMVGATGDTVTERVDEDMDTVLSTISYTLGSNVENLSLSGTAAINGTGNAVANILAGNSGNNTLSALGGNDTLDGRSGTDTLTGGTGDDVYLFGHGYGIDTVVENDATAGNADIARFVSGVAYDQLWFKRPSGSNNLEVSVIGTSDKLVVKDWYLGEQYRVESIRTDDGAKLLYAADVQALVSAMAGMTAPPQGQTTLTASQRTALNPTFAKTWREQSVSARTLGSGLAVSLAAFDVGAMATTLSEGQNLVNAMAISDRFESGVFHGTDYVRQMDVMLR; encoded by the coding sequence GTGGCCGAACACAGCCGGTTCGCGTATCTGCAGAACGGGCAGTACATCCCGCGCAACCTGATCGGCAACGATCTGGCCAACACGATCAGCATCGCCGCTCCGACGGGTTTCTATAGCCATCGTGATCTTTCCTATTTGCTGGATGGAAAGGGTGGGGACGATGTGCTGAAGGGAAGCGATGCGAACGAGATCTATGTGGTGGACAGCCTCGGCGACGTCATCGTCGAGCCCACTGTGCCTGGGTACAACTCCATCGACACGGTCCGTGCCTCCATTTCCTACTCCCTCGCAGGCCTGCAGAGCATCGAGAACATCGAGTTGACCGCCGATGACACGAGCGCCACGGGCGATGCGGGCAACAACCGGCTGGATGGTGCGATGGCGTATGGCGCCAACACGCTGATCGGCGGCGGCGGGGATGATGTCTATGCGATCGACTCTCTCGACACGATCGTCGAGGACGCGACGGGCGGTATGGATACCGCGATCGTGATGCGCATGGAATCGCGCAGTTTCACTGTTGCCGAAGGGCGGAATGTAGAGGTGTATCGGATTGATACGAGCCTCAATGGGAATAATACCCTGAGAGGAAGCAGTGAGAGAAATATGCTTTCCGGCAACGCGGCGGGAAATTATATCTACGGTGGGGCAGGGAACGACGAGCTGCGCTCGGGTGGAAATTCTGGATCGGGTTATACGGATCGTTTGTATGGCGAGGAGGGTGACGATCTGCTCGTCTCGGGTTTCGGGTTGACCGACCTGTCGGGTGGAGTGGGCGACGACGAAATAGTGCTGGCCCTTGGAAAAGACAGCGTCTTCTACGGTAGTGGTGACGGACGCGACCTGATTCGGCTGGTGGACGGGAGTACGGGAAGCGGTTCCGGCACCATCCTGTTCTCCAGCGAGATACGGTCGCAGGATGTGATCTGGTCGCGCCGTGACAACGATCTGGTCATCTCCTTCAAGGGGGTTTCGTCGGATTCGATCACGGTGCGCAATTACTGGGCACAGAGCGATGCAGGCGATGTGGTGACGGGCGTGATCGACGAATTCTATTTTCGTGGCGAGCAATCCACCCGCAAAGGTGCCACGCTTGAGCAGTTGCGCAACGCGCCGCCGGTTGCGAACGTCTACATGCAGCGGACTTCGGTGGTGATGGGCTCCAAGTTCGCATACGTACTGCCTGCCGATACCTTCGTCGACGACGAGCCGCTCACGTATTCGGTAAGCAATCTGCCGGGATGGCTGACGTTCGATGCCGCCACTGCGACATTCTCGGGTACGCCCGATTCCGCTTCGCAGTGGAACTCGACATTGACGCTCACCGCAACCGACTCGTTTGGGCAGTCCGCCCAGGCACTGCTGTCTATCGATGTGATGAACCGGATCGACGGGACCTCGGCCGCTGACGCCCTGGTCGGCACGGACGCGCCGGACATCATGTATGGCCTGGCCGGCAACGACACCTTGAACGGCGGGCTGTCGGCCGATGAAATGTATGGTGGACTGGGCGACGATGTCTATACGGTGGATGCCTACCTGGATCGGGTCATCGAGTTCGCGGCCGAAGGCAGCGACCTCGTGAATGCTTACACCGACTATGATCTGACAGCCAACGTGGAGCGGCTGACCTTGCTGGGATCGGCCCAGTACGGTAACGGCAACGGCCTCGATAACGTCATCACCGGCAACGCGTCCGCCAACGTCCTGACCGGAGGCGACGGTAACGACACGCTGGTCGGCAACAACGGAGACGACGCCATTGAAGGTGGGTCGGGCAACGACACGCTCAATGGTGGAGCCGGTTCCGATTACATGCGGGGCGGGGAGGGCAACGATACCTACGTGGTCGCAAGCGCAGGCGATGTCGTCGAGGAATGGGAGGCGCAGGGCGTCGATACCGTCCAGTCCTCCATCGGCTATACCCTGATCGACAATGTGGAAAACCTGACGTTGACCGGCAACAGTGGTTTGGCTGGTTTTGGAAACGGCGCTAACAACGTCCTGACCGGCAACAGCGGCACCAACACCCTCACCGGGTACGAGGGCAACGACACGCTCGACGGCGGAGCCGGGAACGACACGATGCTGGGCGGCGCGGGCGACGATACCTACATGGTCGGAGCGACCGGAGACACGGTCACCGAACGCGTTGACGAAGACATGGATACCGTGCTGTCCACCATCAGCTACACATTGGGTTCCAACGTCGAGAATCTCAGCCTGTCCGGAACCGCGGCGATCAACGGCACCGGCAATGCCGTGGCCAATATCCTGGCCGGAAACAGCGGCAACAACACGCTCTCGGCGCTCGGCGGAAACGACACCCTGGACGGCAGGTCCGGCACGGATACGCTGACTGGCGGAACGGGCGACGATGTCTATCTGTTCGGACATGGATATGGAATCGATACCGTGGTCGAGAACGATGCCACGGCCGGAAATGCCGACATCGCCAGGTTCGTTTCCGGCGTTGCCTACGATCAACTCTGGTTCAAGCGGCCTTCTGGGAGCAACAACCTGGAAGTCTCGGTGATCGGAACGTCGGACAAGCTGGTGGTCAAGGATTGGTATCTGGGCGAGCAGTACCGTGTGGAAAGCATCCGCACCGACGATGGCGCAAAGCTGCTGTATGCCGCCGACGTCCAGGCCCTAGTCAGCGCCATGGCGGGGATGACGGCGCCGCCGCAAGGGCAGACCACGTTGACCGCCAGCCAGCGTACGGCGCTCAATCCCACCTTCGCCAAGACCTGGCGCGAACAATCCGTGTCCGCGCGCACGCTCGGTTCGGGGCTCGCGGTGAGTCTGGCCGCGTTCGATGTGGGCGCAATGGCCACCACGCTGTCCGAGGGGCAGAATCTGGTCAACGCCATGGCTATCTCCGATCGTTTCGAATCTGGTGTCTTCCATGGCACCGATTACGTGCGGCAGATGGATGTCATGCTTCGGTAA